From the Saccharobesus litoralis genome, one window contains:
- the gspD gene encoding type II secretion system secretin GspD, translating into MTRTILKKLGIFSSASLLACLSAMSSVSAADYSPNFKGTDLNEFINIVGKNLKKTIIVDPNVRGKVNVRSYDLLNEEQYFQFFLNVLEVYGYAVIEMPNGVLKVKRDKDAKTSAIPVVDTDVNTGDTMVTRVVPVFNVSVKELSPLLRQLNDQAGGGNVVHYDPSNVIMITGRSAVVNRLVEIIKRVDKAGDQDVEIIKLQFASAAELVRIIEAMMKSKSGKDTTPDYLIPKIVADERTNSIIVSGELKARARITRLISQLDSELETSGNTKVIYLKYAKAEDLVKVLKGVSASLKAEEKGSSKSSSSRSSSSSRDISIEAHEDSNSLVITAQPDMMRSLESVIRQLDVRRAQVQVEAIIVEVFDTDGLNLGVQWGSEEGGVVQFSNGANAPIGALAAAAYQATPREGKTTIQLDSKGDPVTNTEPDELGDVSALAGLLGGLNGMAVGVVKDGWGAVLQAVSTSTNSNILATPSLTTMDNEEASVVVGQEVPTITGSTSSSSNSNPFQTVDRKEVGIKLKVTPQINEGTGVQMVIEQEVSSVAGATSAVDVTFNKREIKTTVMADDGSTIVLGGLIDEDVQKSVSKVPLLGDIPLIGELFKSTSNTKRKRNLLVFIRPTIIRTGMVQNQISHSKYNFMRAQQIERKEDSSWYEVDYSSSIPVLPEWKDKDALPPKFENYLNEQEKFKQDTKKDKE; encoded by the coding sequence ATGACAAGAACAATCTTAAAAAAATTAGGTATCTTTTCTTCAGCAAGTCTATTGGCGTGTTTGTCTGCAATGTCGAGTGTATCGGCAGCAGATTATTCGCCAAACTTCAAAGGAACTGATCTCAACGAGTTTATCAATATAGTCGGTAAAAACCTTAAAAAGACCATCATTGTTGACCCCAATGTGCGTGGCAAGGTTAATGTCCGTAGCTATGACTTGTTAAATGAAGAGCAATATTTCCAGTTTTTCCTCAATGTGCTTGAAGTTTACGGTTACGCTGTGATTGAAATGCCCAACGGTGTGCTTAAAGTAAAACGGGATAAAGACGCCAAAACCTCGGCAATACCTGTTGTTGATACCGATGTAAATACCGGCGACACCATGGTAACTCGGGTTGTGCCAGTATTTAACGTATCGGTAAAAGAGTTATCGCCTTTACTGCGTCAGTTAAACGACCAAGCTGGTGGTGGTAACGTAGTTCACTATGATCCATCTAACGTTATTATGATTACAGGCCGCTCGGCGGTGGTGAATCGCTTGGTTGAAATTATCAAACGAGTTGATAAAGCCGGTGACCAAGATGTTGAAATTATTAAGCTACAATTTGCCTCTGCTGCTGAATTAGTACGCATTATTGAAGCTATGATGAAGAGTAAATCGGGTAAAGACACCACGCCAGATTACTTAATTCCCAAAATTGTTGCAGATGAACGTACCAATAGCATTATTGTTAGTGGTGAGTTAAAAGCACGAGCCAGAATTACCCGTCTTATTAGTCAGCTAGATAGTGAATTAGAAACTAGCGGTAATACCAAGGTTATTTACCTTAAATACGCTAAAGCAGAAGATTTAGTTAAAGTATTAAAAGGTGTTAGTGCCTCGTTGAAAGCCGAAGAAAAGGGCTCTAGCAAGTCATCTTCGTCTCGTTCAAGCAGTAGTAGTCGAGATATTAGTATCGAAGCGCATGAAGACAGTAACTCGTTAGTTATTACTGCCCAACCAGATATGATGCGCTCGCTTGAAAGTGTTATTCGCCAGCTAGATGTACGTCGTGCGCAAGTACAAGTCGAAGCGATTATTGTCGAGGTATTCGATACTGATGGCTTAAACTTGGGTGTGCAATGGGGTAGTGAAGAAGGCGGCGTAGTGCAGTTTAGTAATGGTGCTAATGCGCCAATCGGTGCGTTAGCCGCAGCAGCTTATCAAGCAACACCACGTGAAGGTAAAACCACTATTCAGCTTGATAGTAAAGGTGACCCAGTTACCAATACCGAGCCAGATGAATTAGGTGATGTTTCGGCGTTGGCGGGTTTACTTGGTGGCTTAAATGGTATGGCTGTTGGTGTGGTTAAAGACGGCTGGGGAGCGGTTTTACAAGCTGTTTCGACTTCAACTAATTCAAATATTTTGGCGACGCCAAGTTTGACCACCATGGATAACGAAGAAGCTTCGGTTGTGGTTGGTCAAGAAGTACCAACCATTACAGGCTCTACCTCTAGCTCGTCTAACTCTAATCCTTTCCAAACGGTTGATCGTAAAGAAGTTGGTATTAAGTTAAAAGTGACACCGCAAATTAATGAAGGTACCGGTGTACAAATGGTTATTGAGCAAGAAGTATCGAGCGTGGCCGGCGCGACGTCTGCAGTTGATGTGACCTTTAACAAGCGCGAAATTAAAACCACGGTTATGGCTGATGATGGCAGTACGATTGTGCTTGGTGGTTTGATTGATGAAGATGTGCAAAAAAGCGTATCGAAAGTGCCATTGTTAGGCGATATTCCATTAATTGGTGAGCTATTCAAATCAACCTCTAATACTAAGCGTAAACGTAACTTATTGGTTTTCATTCGCCCAACTATTATTCGTACCGGTATGGTGCAAAATCAAATTAGCCACAGTAAATATAACTTTATGCGTGCCCAGCAAATTGAGCGTAAGGAAGATAGTAGCTGGTACGAGGTTGACTACAGCTCAAGCATTCCGGTATTACCAGAATGGAAAGACAAAGACGCGTTGCCTCCTAAGTTTGAAAACTACTTAAACGAGCAAG
- the gspC gene encoding type II secretion system protein GspC translates to MTLDAQLLSLLHKTKLNKLLLTEGNKLDHVKLSRTVQFILVIIIVWLLSQLTWQLLTPAAKPNAPTVVVNSQTGSTSKASVARLVKMNLFGDFNAVVEEPVVKEVEVAPVTSLNLKLTGVVSSSDPSRAAAIIERSGTQTTYGVGEKIDGTQAVVREVYEDRIILEQRNKRETLMLEGADYTVQTSSATRTATPSRADRKSTAKRIDPKHAKLLEEQREAFLADPGKISDYIKAAPFKRNGQLVGYKIRPGKKAELFKAFGLRNGDIAIEINGYDLTDLSQAMLAMQELRSATEATLMVERNGEMVETHFSLN, encoded by the coding sequence ATGACACTGGATGCCCAGCTGCTGAGCCTGCTACATAAAACCAAACTAAATAAATTGCTGCTTACTGAAGGCAATAAGCTTGATCATGTCAAACTGAGCCGTACTGTGCAGTTTATTCTTGTCATTATTATAGTTTGGTTGTTATCACAATTAACTTGGCAATTATTAACCCCTGCTGCGAAACCAAATGCGCCAACGGTAGTCGTAAATAGTCAAACGGGTTCGACGAGCAAAGCGAGTGTAGCGCGCTTAGTTAAAATGAATTTATTTGGTGATTTTAATGCCGTTGTTGAAGAACCAGTCGTTAAAGAGGTTGAAGTTGCTCCGGTTACGTCACTAAATTTAAAGTTAACGGGTGTGGTTTCAAGCTCAGACCCTTCTCGTGCTGCGGCCATTATTGAGCGCAGTGGTACACAAACTACCTATGGTGTTGGCGAGAAAATAGATGGTACCCAAGCTGTTGTGCGAGAAGTGTATGAAGACCGAATTATATTAGAGCAGCGTAATAAGCGTGAAACTCTGATGTTAGAAGGGGCCGATTATACGGTACAAACCTCGAGTGCAACACGAACAGCAACACCGAGTAGAGCAGACCGTAAAAGTACAGCTAAACGTATTGATCCTAAACATGCTAAGTTGCTTGAAGAACAAAGAGAGGCATTTTTGGCAGACCCAGGAAAAATTAGTGATTATATAAAAGCAGCGCCATTTAAGCGCAATGGTCAGCTAGTCGGTTATAAAATCCGCCCGGGTAAAAAAGCAGAATTATTTAAAGCCTTTGGCTTACGCAATGGCGACATTGCAATAGAAATTAACGGATATGATCTCACCGATTTATCGCAAGCCATGTTGGCCATGCAAGAGCTGCGCTCTGCAACGGAAGCAACATTAATGGTAGAACGTAATGGTGAGATGGTTGAAACCCATTTTTCACTTAACTAA